CTCAAATGAACGTCTACCATCTATTGGCGATTCTATGTCCATTgcctgaaaaaaaaaagtatatattaacctcaatgaatattgataaatattgtcaaaactaattaaataaatttctcTTATAGCTATAAGAAACCTTtacacaattaatatttttaatcaaagacaaacaactctcacaagatttttaaatatgtttgctatgaaaataattttacctgTTTGTCTCTAGAATTTTGCATTTGCATCAAGAAAGCAATTTGCTCCTTCAACATATCAACTTCAGAATCCCTTTTCTTAAGCCTATCAATTTCAGCTTGCATTTTCTCCATCTTTTCATTAGCTTCAGAGGAAGACATCGATCTTACAGAGTGAGAAGTAGATGTAGTAATTTGTGATGGTGTTATTCCAAGTCCCATACAACGAACATATCCAGGATGTTCTTTTCCAAACACATTAACAAATGCTTCATTTGGAGAAGGAGTCTTCCCAATTTCAGCTTGCAATTGTTCCTGTGCAAACAGATAAAGCAAACTAAAttcctcactattaccaaaactaacagttgcatctttgatttataaggtggtcaataacaaatatttacaattaCATAACACTTCTATTATTTACACTTACATATTTTTCCTTGGCTTCGTCGTTGACAAATGACCCATCAGACTTTTTATGACAAATTGAATACATTTCACCCCTACTGTATTTTCGACCATCTCTCAGTTCCTACAAGTAAACACATGTAATAAGTACATGTTCAATTAAGTATGCAATCAATAGTAGATTGAAAAAATCCTACCAACTCATCCCTCTTCCTTGCAAGCGTCTTAGAGCCTAATGTATGAAGGATCTTTAGCTTTTCTCTATTTGCAGCATTTTTATCAGCCTTCTCCTACAATGATaacaaatgacataaaaaaactaaacaataGAAAACAAATGACAACGCAAGAAAAGAATAGTTACCACTGTATCTGTCTTACGCCTGTATTGGACAAAAATAGTCCAATGGTCTTGATTAATAGAACGtggataattttgtagattttcCTCCAAAGAAATNNNNNNNNNNNNNNNNNNNTagcataatcataaaaaaaaaaattagattacaatcaaaacaataaagaatattcagttgtttataattgatacctgtattttatccttaaaaatttcattttttcttgtCGATGGAACTAGTTTCCAATTGTCGTACATTATAGGAAAATCCTTAAACTTCCTTGCAATTTCACCCAAAAAACCGCCTAACAAACCAGCAGCTGATCCTACCGGTTGCCCATTTGAATTCCATCTAGTTATTATTCTGCTAACATTAGGAGGAGCTTCAAGCACGTCTGATACCCTTAAGTGTGTCTTTGAAATATGTCCCGCCTCATCTAACACATAAGTCAATGAAATATGTCATATTGCAATCatgtaaaacaattaaattttataaatataattagacaTTAGATAACATACTAATGACTTCTACATCCCAAAATGTAAAATtccttttttgagaaatttctgGCTCATCTTCTACCACATCTTCAGAGTGAGAGGATGTCTCTTGGAAATGTGTTGTTTCTGTCTCTTGCACTGATCTTGGTGTTGTCACTTGAGAAGGTGTTGCTTCTGTCGCTTGCACAGTAGTTGGTGTTGTTGTCACCGGAGAAAGATGTGGTTCTATCGTTTGCACAGCTAGCGATGTTGTCGCTTGAGAAGGTGGTGCTTGAGAAGGCGGTGCTTGAGAAGGTGGTGCTTGAGAAGGCGGTGCTTGAGAAGATGGTGGATTTGTCGGTGTTGTCATCGGAGATGGTAGTGGTTCTATCACTTGGAACGTTGGTTGTAAACCATGTCTCCGCAAGTGCTTCATTTTGGTTACTTGAAGATCTCCTGGTAGTATAACCCTCGGCTGACCCTTCGTGAAACGCTacaatcatttattattaatgtaaataaataaaaatcaacatataatacaaataagaaacattttgtaattttagtatttttagttattactaACCGGTGAGGTTTCTGAAATGGCATAAGAAGATTTGTGAAGGGATTGAGAGAGATGAGTTAGATTGAGAGCCTCCAtcctttttttattctcttccaTTGTTTTGCGTCGAATATCCTCATATGATGATTCCATTTTGTTCACAAGATTGAGTCTCCAAACACACTTACACTGCAAACATTGATGACAACCAAGTTAGACTAATGCAAATAGCTAAACACAAAAATgaacacaataacaaaaatgaGCACATCAAACACAATGCAAcagtaaaagaaagtagtaaaaaaataacatagatTGAAGAGTACCATGTCATAAACAACAAACAAGAATTATTAACAATCATAAATTCATATCATGATTGTTgtcatcaaaatcatcattaaAAGTTGAAGTTTCAGGATCATCATCTGTAGTCATTCTTGCCAATTGTATATGTGTGGTTTCATTAGAAAAAATGTGTTCCAAATTTTGAGATGGGTATGGTTCAATGGGTGCCATAATTTCATCATCTCCACCCATGTCATACAAGTCCCGTGGCTTTAAATGAATAGGTATGCTCCATCCTTGTTCCTTTTCATCATCCACATAATAAACCATTTGAGCTTCTGACGCTTTAATGTATGGctcatcatcttcatgctcCCCAGTATGTATTAGTCTTGCAAAATTTATAGAGGTAAAACCCAACTTATCTGTCTTAATGCCTCTTGGATTTGTGGTATTCGCCCATTTGCATTTAAACATGGGCACTTTGAAGCCATCATAGGAAACCTCAATGATATCTATCAATCTTCCATAGTAAGGCACTCCTCCAAATCTCATTTGGGCATCACTATTGCTTGAGTAACTTCGTGTTCCGAACATGCCAAAAACTCCactattttgagtttttaataaattgtctCGTGCCAATGTTCGAAATTTGAAACCATTGACATTAAATGCAGTGAACCTTCTAACTTTATCAGAAGGACCTTGAGCAAGACTAACGAGAACATTTTTATCTGATTCACTAATGTTGTCGAGATTGTTGCAAATCCGAACAccataaaa
This is a stretch of genomic DNA from Cicer arietinum cultivar CDC Frontier isolate Library 1 unplaced genomic scaffold, Cicar.CDCFrontier_v2.0 Ca_scaffold_5784_v2.0, whole genome shotgun sequence. It encodes these proteins:
- the LOC101495851 gene encoding uncharacterized protein, translated to MYSICHKKSDGSFVNDEAKEKYEQLQAEIGKTPSPNEAFVNVFGKEHPGYVRCMGLGITPSQITTSTSHSVRSMSSSEANEKMEKMQAEIDRLKKRDSEVDMLKEQIAFLMQMQNSRDKQAMDIESPIDGRRSFESSHQPNDRGTTSLGTN
- the LOC105852897 gene encoding uncharacterized protein, producing MKHLRRHGLQPTFQVIEPLPSPMTTPTNPPSSQAPPSQAPPSQAPPSQAPPSQATTSLAVQTIEPHLSPVTTTPTTVQATEATPSQVTTPRSVQETETTHFQETSSHSEDVVEDEPEISQKRNFTFWDVEVINEAGHISKTHLRVSDVLEAPPNVSRIITRWNSNGQPVGSAAGLLGGFLGEIARKFKDFPIMYDNWKLVPSTRKNEIFKDKIQVSIINN